Sequence from the Kineosporia succinea genome:
CAGCTGCACATCCAGTGGATGGACGAGCCGGGCCCGACCGACGTGCTGTCCTTCCCGATGGACGAGCTGCGCCCGGGCAAGGACGACGAGGACCCGGAGCCCGGCCTGCTGGGCGACATCGTGCTGTGCCCGCAGGTCGCGCAGAAGCAGGCGCGGGCCGCCGGGCACTCGTTCGAGGAGGAGCTGCTGCTCCTCACCACCCACGGCATCCTGCACCTGCTCGGCTACGACCACGCCGAGCCCGAGGAGGAGAAGGAGATGTTCGGCCTGCAGCGCAAGCTGCTGCTGACGTTCCTCTCCACCCGGGGCAAGGTCTGAGGTAACCGATGGCCGGCCTGATCGTCCTGGCGCTCGTCCTCACCGTCGTCGCCGGCCTCGCCGCGGCGTCGGAGTCGGCGCTGTCGCGCATCGGCCGCTCGCACGCCGCCGACCTGAACCACCAGGGGCGCCGCGGCGCCGCGGCCGTGGTGCGGGTGGCCGACGAGCCCGCGCCGGTGCTGAGCGTCGCCACCCTGGTCCGGGTCAGCGCCGAGGTCGGGGCGGTCGTCGCCGTGACCTTCGCCACCGTGCGCACGATCGGCCTGCACTGGACCTCCGGCCTGGTGGCCGGCCTGATCATGGCCGCGGCGTCGTTCGTCATGGTCGGCGTCGGCCCGCGCACCCTGGGCCGGCAGTACGCCGACGACGTGGCGCTGGTCGCGGCCGGCCCGCTGCTGGCGCTGACCACGGTGCTGGCCCCGCTCACCCGCCTGCTGGTGCTGATCGGCAACGCGGTCACCCCCGGGAGCGGCCTGCGCGACGGCCCGTTCGCCTCCGAGGCCGAGCTGCGGCAGTTCGTCGACATCGCCCAGGAGAGCCAGCTGATCGAGCTGGGCGAGCAGAAGATGATCCACTCGGTCATCGACCTCGGCGACACCCTGACCCGTGAGGTGATGGTGCCGCGCACCGACGTGGTGAGCGTCGATCACGACGCCAACCTCCACGACGCGATGTCCCTCTTCCTGCGCTCGGGTTTCTCCCGGGTGCCGGTGGTCGGGGGCGGCCTCGACGACCCGGTCGGCATCCTCTACCTGAAAGACGTGGCGCGGCGCATGCACGAGCAGCCCGGCGCCGGTCTGGTCCAGCGGGTCGAATCGGTCATGCGCAGGCCGGTGTTCGTGCCCGACAGCAAACCGGCCGACGCCCTGCTGCGCGAGATGCAGCACGCCGGGCACGCCGCGATCGTGGTCGACGAGTACGGCGGCACCGCCGGCCTGGTCACCATCGAAGACATCCTGGAGGAGATCGTCGGCGAGATCGCCGACGAGTACGACCAGGCCGAGGCCCAGGTGGAGAGCCTGCCCGACGGCCGCCGCCGGGTCAGCGCCCGCATGCACCTCGACGAGCTCGGAGACCTGTTCGGCACCGAGATAGAAGACGAAGAGGTCGACACCGTCGGCGGTCTGCTGTCCAAGGGCCTGGGCCGGGTGCCGATCGCCGGCTCCACCACGTCGGTGCAGGGGCTGCTGCTCACCGCCGACACCTTCGAGGGCCGGCGCCACAGCCTGGCCACCGTGCTGGTCAGCCGCGACGAGTCGCCCGACCAGCACGACTACGAGCACGCCGGGGCCCAGTCCGCGGCAGAAGGAAGTGACGTCCGGTGAGCACCGGCTTGAGTAACCGGGCCAAGGGCCTGATCGTCGCCGTCAACGTCCTGCTCATCCTCGTCTTCCTGCTCTGGGCGACCCAGGGCGGCTGGTGGCTGCTGCTCCTGCTCCCGGCCCTGTCGTCGGGTTACCGCATCTACCGGGTCTTCCGCCCGGTCGATCCGGCCGCCCCGGTCACCGCCGCCGCGCGGTTCACCGAGCCCGGCGACCACCGCGTCGTGCTCCAGGTCGCCGGCCCCAGCCCGATCCTGGTGATCCGCGAGATCCGCCGCACCACCGGTCTCGGCCTGATGGCCGCCAAGCAACTGGTCGAGGAGGCTCCCGTGATCGTCCGGGAGAACCTCAGCGAAGCCAGCGCCGCACTGGTCGCCGACCACCTCACCAAGGCCGGGGCCCGAGCCCTGGCCGCACCCATCGGAGAACAGTGACCACCACGCATCGTTCCGGTTTCGCCTGCCTCGTCGGGCGGCCCAACGCCGGCAAGTCCACCCTGACGAACGCCCTGGTCGGCGAGAAGATCGCGATCACGTCGAGCCGTCCGCAGACCACCCGGCACACCATCCGCGGCATCGTGCACCGGCCCGACGCCCAGCTCGTGCTGGTCGACACCCCGGGTCTGCACAAGCCGCGCACGCTGCTCGGCGAGCGCCTCAACAACCTGGTGCGCGAGACCCTGCTCGAGGTCGAGGTGGTCGGTTTCTGCCTGCCCGCCGACGAGAAGATCGGCCCGGGTGACAAGTTCATCGCCGCCGAGCTGAAAGAGCTGCGGCGCACGCCGATCGTGGCGATCGTGACCAAGGCCGACAAGGTCAGGCCCGAGCGTCTGGCCGAGCACCTGCTCGAGGTGCAGGAGCTGATGGAGTCGGCCGACATCATCCCGGTCTCCGCCGTCGACGGCTTCCAGGTCGAGGCGCTGGTCGACGTGCTGATGGGGCACCTGCCCGAGGGCCCGCGGATGTACCCTGACGACGAGCTCACCGACGAGCCCGAGAACGTGATGATCGCCGAGCTGGTGCGCGAGGCCGCCCTCGAGGGGGTGCGCGACGAGCTGCCGCACTCTCTCGCCGTCGTCGTCGACGAGGTGAGCGAGCGCGAGGGCCGGCCCGAGAACAGCCAGCTGCTCGATGTCTTCGTACTGCTGTACGTGGAGCGCGACAGCCAGAAGGCGATCGTCATCGGCAAGGGAGGCAGCCGCCTGCGCGAGGTCGGTACCAACGCCCGCAAGGAGATCGAGGCCCTGCTGGGCACCCGGATCCATCTGGACATCCGGGTCAAGGTGGCCAAGGACTGGCAGCGCGATCCGAAACAGATGCAACGACTGGGTTTCTGAGTGACACAAGCACCGCCCGCACGTCCCCGGGGCCTCGGCCTCCTGGCCGACATCACCCCTCTGCGCCTGAGCCGGCCCTACCGCCGGATGTGGCTGGGCACCCTGCTCAGCTCGATCGGCTCCCAGCTCACCACGGTCGCCGTGGGGCTGCAGGTCTACGACCTGACCGGCTCCACGTTCAGCGTGGGGCTGGTCGGCCTGTTCTCCCTCGGCCCGCTGATCGTGTTCGGCCTGTACGGCGGCGCGCTCGTCGACCGGTTCGACCGGCGTCGCGTCATCATCACCAGTTCCGGCGGCCTGTTCGGGATCGCCGTCGCCTTCACCGCGCAGGCCCTGGCCGGCCTGGAGAACGTCTGGCTGATGTACGTTCTCGTCGCCGTGCAGAGTGGCTTCTTCGCGGTGAACTCACCGGCCCGGATGGCGATCCTGCCGCGGTTGCTGCCTCCGGAGATGCTGCCGGCCGCGAACGCCCTGTCCGGTCTCGCGGGCAGCGTCGGCATGACGATGGGCCCGCTGCTGGCCGGGTTCTGGGTGGCCTGGTTCGGTTTCGGCGGCACCTACCTCACCGAGGTGCTGCTGCTCGGCATCGCGCTGACCACCCTGGTCGCGCTGCCGGCGATGCCGCCGCTGGGAGAGATCCGGCGCTCCGGGCTGGCCTCGGTGCTGGAGGGCCTGAACTACCTGCGCACCCGGCCGAACGTGCGCATGACGTTCATCGTCGACCTGATCGCGATGATCTTCGCGATGCCCCGGGTGCTGTTCCCGGCGCTGGGGGCCGTGGTGATCGGCGGCGGGGCCACCACGGCGGGCATTCTCGGCGCCGGCATCGCCGTCGGCGCGTTGCTGGCCGGGGTGTTCTCCGGGCCCGTCAGCCGGGTGCGGCGTCAGGGCCTCGCGGTGCTCACCGCGATCACGGCCTGGGGCGCGAGCATCGTGTTGTTCGGTGTGGTGGTCGGGCTCGCGGGTCGCACGAGTGAGGACGCGTCGGCGCACTGGCTTCTGTGGCCCGCCTTCGTGATGCTCGTCTTCTCGGGCATGGCCGACTCGGTCAGCGCGGTCTTCCGCAGCACGATCCTGCAGACGGCCACTCCCGACCACATGCGCGGACGCCTCCAGGGCGTCTTCATCGTGGTGGTCGCGGGCGGCCCGCGCCTGGGCGACCTGGTGGTCGGCTCGGCCGCCGACCTCACCGACGAGAGCATCGCCGCGATCGCCGGTGGTCTCACCTGCATCGTGCTGGTGGTGCTGCTGGGGATCCTGCAACCGCGGTTCAGGAACTACGACGCACGGCATCCGCAGGCCTGAGCCTCGGGTGACCGGACCGCTCGGGGTGCCCCGACGCGTCCCTCGTGCCGAAACGCACGAGGACCGCGCCCAGCAGCACCCCGAGCAACCCGCCGAACCCGTTCGTGATGACGTCGTCGATGTCGGTGGAACGGGTCCAGATCCCCAGCTGCAGCACCTCCACGCCGACCGAGACCAGCGTGGTGGCGACGGCGCACAGCAGCACCGAGCGCCGCACCGCCAGGTACAGGAACAGGCCCAGGGGCACGAACATCAGCACGTTGCCGCCCACGAACATGAGCAGGTCGGCCGGGTGGTACCGATACACCCGCAGGGTGGCCAGGGGCTCCAGCTGCAGACGGCCGGGGGTGATGTCGCCGGTGCGGGGGCTGAGCGTGCTGATCGCGATCACGGCCAGCGAGCCGACGGTCAGGCACACGGCCCACGGCGTCAGCCCGAACCAGGCCTGCCGCCGCCGCACGAGAAACGCGCACACCAGCGCGATCCCGGCCACGACCAGGTCCAGCACCAGCTGGGACCCGAAGTCACCGAGAAAGAACAACGCGCTGTAGAACCAGTAACCCTCCACCCGAGCATGGTGTGGAGGTGGTGCTGAGAAGGCGCTGAGGTGAACACGAACGGCGCCACGGTCGAAGGGTGGCCGATTGGAGCGACCCCGCGATGGGGATGTAGTCTGACGACCGTGCGTTCGGAGCTTCTTCTCCTTGGTCGCCGCGGCGGGACCTGCTAGGCCGGTCCTCTCGTCGCGGTGGTTCTTCTGCATGCCGGCCGACCGTCCTTGAACGCGAAGCAGAACCAGACCAAGAAGAGGCACGAAGCCATGAAGAACACCCAGAAGCCTTCCGGCATGCCGGTTCACAAGTACGTCCCGTTCAACGAGCTGATCTCGGTGAACGTGGAGAACCGCACCTGGCCGGACCGGCGCATCGAGGTCGCGCCCCGCTGGTGCGCCGTGGACCTGCGTGACGGCAACCAGGCTCTGATCGATCCGATGAACTCCGAGCGCAAGATGCGGATGTTCGAGCTGCTGGTCCGGATGGGCTACAAGGAGATCGAGGTCGGTTTCCCGGCGGCCAGCCAGACCGACTTCGACTTCGTGCGGGAGCTGATCGAGGGCGGGCACATCCCCGACGACGTCACGATCCAGGTGCTGACGCAGGCTCGCGACGCCCTGATCGAGCGCACCTTCGAGTCGATCGTGGGCGCGAAGCAGGCGATCGTGCACCTCTACAACTCCACGTCCACGCTGCAGCGCAAGGTCGTGTTCAACACCGACGAGGACGGCATCGTCGACATCGCCCTGAACGGCGCCCGGCTGTGCAAGAAGCTGGGCGACGCGATGGTCGGCACCGACGTGTACTTCGAGTACTCGCCCGAGTCGTACACCGGCACCGAGCTGGAGTTCGCGAAGCGCATCTGCAACGAGGTGCTGGCCGTGTTCGAGCCCACGCCCGAGCGCAAGGTCATCATCAACCTGCCCGCGACCGTCGAGATGGCCACGCCCAACGTGTACGCCGACTCGATCGAGTGGATGAACCGCAACCTGGCGTTCCGCGAGAACGTCATCCTGTCGCTGCACCCCCACAACGACCGCGGTACCGCGGTGGCCGCCGCCGAGCTGGGCTACCAGGCCGGCGCCGACCGCATCGAGGGCTGCCTGTTCGGCAACGGCGAGCGCACCGGCAACGTCTGCCTGGTCACGCTGGGCATGAACCTGTTCGGCCAGGGCATCGACCCGCAGATCGACTTCTCCGACATCGACGAGATCCGGCGCACGGTCGAGCACTGCAACCAGCTGAAGGTGGCCGAGCGCCACCCCTACGGCGGCGACCTGGTCTACACCGCGTTCTCCGGCTCCCACCAGGACGCGATCAAGAAGGGCATGGAGGCGCTGGCCGCCTCGGCCGCATCACAG
This genomic interval carries:
- a CDS encoding VanZ family protein, giving the protein MEGYWFYSALFFLGDFGSQLVLDLVVAGIALVCAFLVRRRQAWFGLTPWAVCLTVGSLAVIAISTLSPRTGDITPGRLQLEPLATLRVYRYHPADLLMFVGGNVLMFVPLGLFLYLAVRRSVLLCAVATTLVSVGVEVLQLGIWTRSTDIDDVITNGFGGLLGVLLGAVLVRFGTRDASGHPERSGHPRLRPADAVRRSS
- a CDS encoding hemolysin family protein; this encodes MAGLIVLALVLTVVAGLAAASESALSRIGRSHAADLNHQGRRGAAAVVRVADEPAPVLSVATLVRVSAEVGAVVAVTFATVRTIGLHWTSGLVAGLIMAAASFVMVGVGPRTLGRQYADDVALVAAGPLLALTTVLAPLTRLLVLIGNAVTPGSGLRDGPFASEAELRQFVDIAQESQLIELGEQKMIHSVIDLGDTLTREVMVPRTDVVSVDHDANLHDAMSLFLRSGFSRVPVVGGGLDDPVGILYLKDVARRMHEQPGAGLVQRVESVMRRPVFVPDSKPADALLREMQHAGHAAIVVDEYGGTAGLVTIEDILEEIVGEIADEYDQAEAQVESLPDGRRRVSARMHLDELGDLFGTEIEDEEVDTVGGLLSKGLGRVPIAGSTTSVQGLLLTADTFEGRRHSLATVLVSRDESPDQHDYEHAGAQSAAEGSDVR
- the leuA gene encoding 2-isopropylmalate synthase, with protein sequence MKNTQKPSGMPVHKYVPFNELISVNVENRTWPDRRIEVAPRWCAVDLRDGNQALIDPMNSERKMRMFELLVRMGYKEIEVGFPAASQTDFDFVRELIEGGHIPDDVTIQVLTQARDALIERTFESIVGAKQAIVHLYNSTSTLQRKVVFNTDEDGIVDIALNGARLCKKLGDAMVGTDVYFEYSPESYTGTELEFAKRICNEVLAVFEPTPERKVIINLPATVEMATPNVYADSIEWMNRNLAFRENVILSLHPHNDRGTAVAAAELGYQAGADRIEGCLFGNGERTGNVCLVTLGMNLFGQGIDPQIDFSDIDEIRRTVEHCNQLKVAERHPYGGDLVYTAFSGSHQDAIKKGMEALAASAASQGKTVEDILWEVPYLPIDPHDVGRSYEAVVRVNSQSGKGGVAYLMKNEYQLDMPRRLQIEFSQVVQKHTDDEGGEVTPAQLFTIFSDEYLPTPTKQWGRFTLKGMQHTSGEDGADHLKVELVDDGAPFTLQGHGNGPIAAFGDALAGHGISVRVLDYSEHAMSAGGDAKAAAYVECQVGDDVLWGVGIDENIVRASMKAVLSAVNRSVGR
- a CDS encoding ribosomal protein L7/L12, translating into MSTGLSNRAKGLIVAVNVLLILVFLLWATQGGWWLLLLLPALSSGYRIYRVFRPVDPAAPVTAAARFTEPGDHRVVLQVAGPSPILVIREIRRTTGLGLMAAKQLVEEAPVIVRENLSEASAALVADHLTKAGARALAAPIGEQ
- a CDS encoding MFS transporter, with translation MWLGTLLSSIGSQLTTVAVGLQVYDLTGSTFSVGLVGLFSLGPLIVFGLYGGALVDRFDRRRVIITSSGGLFGIAVAFTAQALAGLENVWLMYVLVAVQSGFFAVNSPARMAILPRLLPPEMLPAANALSGLAGSVGMTMGPLLAGFWVAWFGFGGTYLTEVLLLGIALTTLVALPAMPPLGEIRRSGLASVLEGLNYLRTRPNVRMTFIVDLIAMIFAMPRVLFPALGAVVIGGGATTAGILGAGIAVGALLAGVFSGPVSRVRRQGLAVLTAITAWGASIVLFGVVVGLAGRTSEDASAHWLLWPAFVMLVFSGMADSVSAVFRSTILQTATPDHMRGRLQGVFIVVVAGGPRLGDLVVGSAADLTDESIAAIAGGLTCIVLVVLLGILQPRFRNYDARHPQA
- the ybeY gene encoding rRNA maturation RNase YbeY; this encodes MSIEVNNESGVSVDEAEVAALARSVISAMRVHEQAELSIVMVDEASMEQLHIQWMDEPGPTDVLSFPMDELRPGKDDEDPEPGLLGDIVLCPQVAQKQARAAGHSFEEELLLLTTHGILHLLGYDHAEPEEEKEMFGLQRKLLLTFLSTRGKV
- the era gene encoding GTPase Era; protein product: MTTTHRSGFACLVGRPNAGKSTLTNALVGEKIAITSSRPQTTRHTIRGIVHRPDAQLVLVDTPGLHKPRTLLGERLNNLVRETLLEVEVVGFCLPADEKIGPGDKFIAAELKELRRTPIVAIVTKADKVRPERLAEHLLEVQELMESADIIPVSAVDGFQVEALVDVLMGHLPEGPRMYPDDELTDEPENVMIAELVREAALEGVRDELPHSLAVVVDEVSEREGRPENSQLLDVFVLLYVERDSQKAIVIGKGGSRLREVGTNARKEIEALLGTRIHLDIRVKVAKDWQRDPKQMQRLGF